A single Thermaerobacter sp. FW80 DNA region contains:
- a CDS encoding class I SAM-dependent methyltransferase — protein sequence MACPPFSADHAGAANQPAPQAAHHGRRSHGAAHHGPWEAQVSWAEIFEHQKRRQALVEEWLEWLDLRPGDHLVDLGAGPGLTSLLAARRVQPHGRVYAVDHWPEALRFLRRQVEGESLDNVRAFQADIAQDDLAGVIPPQHARKVVLAHVLHHIPDPRAVLGRLHRWLLPGARMVAEFDPEGAGEVGPPRAERIAEADLAGWLTGEGFKILGRRHYPEQEQYAILVDCLKFR from the coding sequence ATGGCATGCCCGCCGTTCTCGGCAGACCACGCTGGCGCGGCGAACCAGCCTGCGCCGCAGGCTGCGCACCATGGGAGGAGGAGCCATGGTGCTGCGCACCACGGGCCGTGGGAGGCTCAGGTCTCCTGGGCGGAGATCTTCGAGCACCAGAAACGGCGTCAAGCCCTGGTGGAGGAGTGGTTGGAGTGGCTGGACCTCCGGCCCGGAGATCACCTGGTGGACCTGGGTGCGGGGCCGGGGCTCACCAGCCTGCTGGCCGCCCGCCGGGTGCAGCCCCACGGCCGCGTGTACGCCGTGGACCACTGGCCCGAGGCCCTGCGCTTTCTGCGCCGGCAGGTGGAGGGGGAGAGCCTCGACAACGTGCGCGCCTTCCAGGCGGACATCGCCCAGGACGACCTGGCCGGGGTCATCCCGCCCCAGCACGCCCGCAAGGTGGTCCTGGCCCATGTGCTCCATCACATTCCGGATCCCCGGGCGGTCCTGGGTCGCCTTCACCGCTGGCTGTTGCCGGGCGCCCGCATGGTGGCGGAGTTCGATCCGGAGGGGGCCGGTGAGGTGGGTCCACCCCGGGCGGAGCGCATTGCCGAGGCGGACCTGGCCGGATGGTTGACCGGTGAGGGTTTCAAGATCCTGGGCCGAAGGCACTATCCGGAGCAGGAGCAGTACGCCATCCTGGTCGACTGTCTAAAGTTTCGGTAG
- a CDS encoding chromate transporter — MSRPLERPPVGEVVAVFLRLGVLAFGGPAAHIAMMQDELVRRRRWLDERRFLDLLSITHLIPGPNSTELAMHLGMERAGWRGWLAAGACFILPAAAMVGVLAHLYVVYGRTPVATRFLEGVLPVILAIVVHALWGLGRTVFRWPAPGTTRRPGIGSLAARGALAAMALAGYLAGVHELVLLLAAAVVWGGGAALSRRPRGRGRPLGRGPLGMMAGAAGLGPATGSGDLAVLDPHGPALGAAGGAAAAASAQGGGGLPGGTAMIGGAGQAGGAGPGGRAGAAGVAAAAALAAATPAVPFSLTTLFLTFLKIGSVLYGSGYVLLAFLRRDFVERLGWLTDRQLLDAVAAGQFTPGPVFTTATFVGYLTGGLAGAAVATAGIFLPSFLFVAAIRPLAERLRRSPVLSAALDGLNVVSLALMAGVTWQLARQAMSELWTAGLFGVALITLGRTRLNSAWLIVAGAAVGLLLPR; from the coding sequence TTGTCCCGTCCCTTGGAGCGTCCTCCCGTCGGCGAGGTCGTCGCGGTGTTCCTGCGGCTCGGCGTCCTCGCCTTCGGCGGGCCTGCCGCCCACATCGCCATGATGCAGGACGAGCTGGTGCGCCGCCGGCGGTGGCTCGACGAGCGGCGCTTCCTGGACCTCTTGAGCATCACCCACCTGATCCCAGGGCCCAACTCCACCGAGCTCGCCATGCACCTGGGCATGGAGCGGGCCGGGTGGCGGGGGTGGCTGGCGGCGGGGGCGTGCTTCATCCTGCCCGCTGCCGCGATGGTCGGGGTGCTGGCACACCTCTACGTGGTCTACGGCAGGACGCCGGTGGCGACGCGCTTCCTGGAAGGCGTGCTGCCGGTGATCCTGGCCATCGTGGTCCACGCCCTCTGGGGGCTGGGACGGACGGTGTTCCGGTGGCCGGCACCAGGCACCACCCGCCGCCCCGGCATCGGCAGCCTCGCCGCCCGCGGCGCACTGGCGGCGATGGCCCTCGCCGGGTACCTGGCGGGGGTGCACGAACTCGTGCTGCTCCTGGCCGCCGCGGTGGTCTGGGGCGGCGGGGCTGCCCTCAGCCGCCGACCGCGCGGGCGGGGCCGCCCGCTGGGGCGCGGTCCCCTGGGCATGATGGCCGGCGCCGCAGGACTGGGCCCCGCCACCGGAAGCGGGGACCTCGCGGTGCTCGATCCCCACGGCCCGGCCCTCGGAGCTGCAGGGGGTGCCGCGGCCGCCGCCAGCGCCCAGGGCGGAGGCGGGCTGCCGGGCGGGACGGCCATGATCGGCGGGGCCGGGCAGGCAGGCGGGGCCGGCCCCGGGGGGAGGGCCGGCGCAGCGGGCGTGGCGGCCGCCGCCGCGCTGGCGGCCGCCACGCCCGCCGTGCCCTTCAGCCTGACGACCCTCTTCCTGACCTTCCTCAAGATCGGCTCCGTGCTCTACGGCAGCGGCTACGTGCTCCTCGCCTTCCTGCGGCGGGACTTCGTCGAGCGCCTGGGCTGGCTCACCGACCGCCAGCTGCTGGACGCCGTCGCCGCCGGCCAGTTCACGCCGGGGCCGGTGTTCACCACCGCCACGTTCGTGGGCTACCTCACCGGTGGGCTGGCTGGGGCCGCCGTCGCCACGGCCGGCATCTTCCTGCCGTCCTTCCTCTTCGTCGCCGCCATCCGGCCGCTGGCCGAGCGGCTGCGCCGCTCGCCGGTGCTCTCCGCCGCCCTCGACGGGCTCAACGTGGTCTCCCTGGCCCTGATGGCGGGCGTCACCTGGCAGCTGGCGCGCCAGGCGATGTCGGAACTGTGGACGGCGGGGCTCTTCGGCGTGGCGCTGATCACCCTCGGACGAACCCGGCTGAACTCGGCCTGGCTCATCGTCGCCGGCGCCGCCGTCGGCCTGCTGTTGCCCCGGTAG
- a CDS encoding aminopeptidase: MIDPRVRKMAQVLVRYSLGLEAGDHILIQTSDLATPLVQAIYREALRVGAFPQVLAQLEGLSEIYLKEASEEQLRVLTPLDRLAYEQYQHSLVIHAPHNVKALSGVDPRRLAIAQEARRPLTERLMARVGQGGKYCVTLFPTQALAQEAGMSLADYQEFVFAACRLDDDDPVASWQAVSRRQQRLVEFLNGVREIRVVGDGTDLTLSVTGRTWINADGHINFPDGEVFTGPVEDSVRGTIRFSFPGIFQGQEIEDIRLRFEDGRVVQAEAARGQALLDALLATDPGARYVGEFAIGTNERITRFSRNLLFDEKIGGTVHLALGASYPITGGRNRSAIHWDMICDLRQGGEIYADGQPIFRDGRFLLEV; encoded by the coding sequence GTGATCGATCCCCGCGTCCGCAAGATGGCCCAGGTGCTGGTCCGCTACTCCCTGGGGCTGGAGGCCGGCGACCACATCCTCATCCAGACGTCGGACCTGGCCACGCCGCTGGTCCAGGCGATCTACAGGGAAGCCCTGCGGGTGGGTGCCTTCCCCCAGGTGCTGGCCCAGCTGGAGGGGCTCAGCGAGATCTACCTCAAGGAGGCCTCCGAGGAGCAGCTGCGCGTCCTCACACCCTTGGACCGCCTGGCGTACGAGCAGTACCAGCATTCCCTCGTGATCCACGCGCCCCACAACGTGAAGGCGCTCAGCGGGGTGGACCCGCGGCGGCTGGCCATCGCCCAGGAGGCCCGGCGCCCGCTGACGGAGAGGCTGATGGCCCGCGTCGGCCAGGGCGGCAAGTACTGCGTCACCCTCTTCCCCACCCAGGCGCTGGCCCAGGAGGCCGGCATGTCCCTCGCCGACTACCAGGAGTTCGTCTTCGCGGCATGCCGCCTGGACGACGACGACCCCGTCGCCAGCTGGCAGGCGGTCAGCCGCCGGCAGCAGCGGCTGGTGGAGTTCCTGAACGGCGTTCGGGAGATCCGCGTGGTGGGCGACGGCACCGACCTGACCCTCTCGGTGACCGGCCGGACCTGGATCAACGCCGACGGGCACATCAACTTCCCCGACGGCGAGGTGTTCACCGGCCCGGTCGAAGACAGCGTCCGCGGCACCATTCGCTTCAGCTTCCCGGGGATCTTCCAGGGGCAGGAGATCGAGGACATCCGGTTGCGCTTCGAGGACGGCCGGGTGGTGCAGGCCGAAGCCGCCCGCGGCCAGGCGCTGCTGGACGCCCTGCTGGCGACCGACCCGGGCGCCCGCTACGTCGGCGAGTTCGCCATCGGCACCAACGAGCGGATCACGCGCTTCAGCCGCAACCTGCTCTTCGACGAGAAGATCGGCGGCACCGTGCACCTGGCCCTGGGGGCGAGCTACCCCATCACCGGCGGGCGGAACCGGTCCGCCATCCACTGGGACATGATCTGCGATCTGCGCCAAGGCGGCGAGATCTACGCCGACGGTCAGCCGATCTTCCGCGACGGCCGGTTCCTCCTCGAGGTGTAG
- a CDS encoding ABC transporter ATP-binding protein/permease yields MRPESPAPLLEVDDLWKRYPGGPQALAGVGLRVLPGERVILLGRNGAGKTTLIRCVLGLVVPDAGRVRVAGVDVGRHPEAARRLVGVVFEEADNSYAYLTVLENVCYFGLLNGWAAARARGEALRRLAQVGLTDRAADLAQALSRGLRQKLALAVALTKDAPLLLLDEPTLGLDIEAQHALRRFLRDDMPADRGLLIATHDAAFAYAVGTRFVILHGGRIVWEGTRDTVQGPAALESRFLDAVRRAVPAPRDVGRTPVPTRVPRGAPPSSPPHGGGRPGLAEPPCPAAPPPPARPTTLATASPTPGLGHVLRAALLKKTAEYRRYWLDFAVGLAIKCIFFLGALFAVPDAPPRETALRVVGFGLWYLWAHVLAKLGNLVLEEAYQGTAEQVLVTRSRPVLLLAGTIAAEGLFSAIWVASFLVVAAALIGPTDLARGMQGLLGPALLLVPAGMAGMVGMGLAALGLSLRFKQVGSLTEVLLYYLLVFSGFFLPPGAMPAVLEGLNGLSPLARVVDGIRASWHGASPWLAGAGAWAVAVAWIVVGAWVLRTQWAWARRAGRVGSPV; encoded by the coding sequence ATGCGACCGGAATCCCCCGCGCCGCTGCTGGAAGTGGACGACCTCTGGAAGCGCTACCCGGGCGGCCCGCAGGCCTTGGCGGGCGTGGGTCTTCGCGTCTTGCCCGGGGAGCGGGTGATCCTCCTCGGCCGCAACGGCGCCGGCAAGACCACGCTGATCCGCTGCGTGCTGGGTCTGGTCGTGCCCGATGCCGGCCGGGTGCGGGTGGCCGGCGTGGACGTGGGACGGCACCCGGAGGCGGCCCGCCGGCTGGTGGGCGTGGTGTTCGAGGAAGCGGACAACAGCTATGCCTACCTGACCGTCCTGGAGAATGTATGCTACTTCGGCCTGCTCAACGGCTGGGCGGCGGCGCGCGCTCGCGGCGAGGCCCTGCGGCGGCTCGCCCAGGTGGGCTTGACGGACCGCGCCGCCGACCTGGCCCAGGCGCTCTCCCGGGGCCTCCGCCAGAAGCTCGCCCTGGCCGTGGCGCTGACCAAGGACGCACCCCTGCTGCTCCTCGACGAACCCACGCTGGGCCTGGACATCGAAGCCCAGCACGCCCTGCGCCGGTTCCTCAGGGACGACATGCCGGCCGACCGCGGGCTGCTCATCGCCACCCACGACGCGGCCTTCGCCTACGCCGTGGGCACGCGGTTCGTGATCCTGCACGGCGGGCGGATCGTCTGGGAGGGGACGCGGGACACCGTCCAGGGTCCGGCGGCATTGGAGTCGCGATTCCTCGACGCGGTCCGGCGGGCCGTCCCGGCGCCGCGCGACGTCGGCCGAACCCCCGTGCCCACCCGCGTACCCCGGGGAGCCCCCCCGTCCAGCCCACCGCACGGCGGCGGGCGACCCGGCCTGGCGGAGCCGCCGTGCCCGGCCGCGCCGCCCCCGCCGGCCCGGCCCACGACGCTCGCGACGGCGTCGCCGACCCCCGGTCTCGGCCACGTCCTGCGAGCGGCGCTCCTCAAGAAGACCGCCGAGTACCGTCGCTACTGGTTGGACTTCGCGGTCGGCCTGGCGATCAAGTGCATCTTCTTCCTGGGGGCGCTGTTCGCGGTCCCGGATGCGCCGCCCCGCGAGACGGCGCTCCGGGTCGTGGGCTTCGGCCTCTGGTACCTGTGGGCCCACGTCCTGGCCAAGCTGGGCAACCTGGTCCTGGAAGAGGCCTACCAGGGAACCGCCGAGCAGGTGCTGGTGACGCGCTCCCGACCCGTGCTCCTCCTGGCGGGGACGATCGCGGCCGAGGGCCTCTTCTCGGCGATCTGGGTGGCGTCGTTCCTGGTGGTGGCCGCCGCGTTGATCGGTCCAACCGACCTTGCCCGGGGCATGCAGGGCCTCCTCGGGCCGGCCCTCCTCCTGGTGCCGGCGGGCATGGCCGGCATGGTCGGCATGGGGTTGGCGGCGCTGGGGCTGTCCCTGCGCTTCAAACAGGTGGGGTCCCTCACCGAGGTGCTGCTGTACTACCTGCTGGTCTTCTCGGGCTTCTTCCTGCCCCCGGGCGCGATGCCGGCGGTGCTGGAGGGGCTCAACGGGCTCTCGCCCTTGGCCCGGGTGGTCGACGGCATCCGGGCCAGCTGGCATGGTGCCTCCCCCTGGCTCGCGGGAGCGGGGGCGTGGGCCGTGGCGGTGGCCTGGATCGTCGTCGGTGCCTGGGTGCTGCGGACCCAGTGGGCGTGGGCGCGCCGGGCGGGACGGGTGGGCAGCCCGGTCTGA
- a CDS encoding MBL fold metallo-hydrolase, translating to METIRLTDRVTLLPGAVNSGLVRTDEGVLVIDTGLDRTAANRILRAAAALGAPVRAVLNTHAHADHFGGNAQILRKSTVPVYAPAVEAAVIRQPVYEPVYLFGGAAPIAALRHRFLLAEPSPVDHEVQPGQVLELGGVSIRVVDLAGHSLGQVGYLVDGVLFAADSFMGFEPLAKHPIPYLVDAGRTLESLERLRHVEAAWFVPGHGPAVEAGPELVAVLDANAAAVRRLLHWAADRLRRGPAGTEDLLAELAAQRGAAMGEPVAYVLNRTALLGVLATLEREGAVRAEVRDGRWWWAAASEVAGR from the coding sequence GTGGAGACCATCCGACTGACGGACCGGGTGACGCTGCTCCCCGGGGCGGTGAACAGCGGGCTCGTACGCACCGACGAGGGCGTGCTCGTCATCGACACCGGCCTCGACCGGACGGCCGCCAACAGGATCCTGCGCGCCGCCGCGGCCTTGGGGGCGCCGGTGCGGGCGGTCCTCAACACCCACGCCCACGCCGACCACTTCGGCGGAAACGCGCAGATCCTGCGCAAGAGCACCGTCCCCGTCTACGCGCCGGCGGTAGAGGCGGCGGTGATCCGTCAACCCGTCTACGAGCCGGTGTATCTCTTCGGCGGGGCCGCGCCCATCGCGGCCCTGCGTCACCGGTTCCTCCTGGCGGAGCCGTCCCCGGTGGACCACGAGGTCCAACCGGGCCAGGTGCTGGAGCTGGGCGGGGTGAGCATCCGGGTGGTCGACCTGGCGGGTCACAGCCTGGGCCAGGTGGGGTATCTGGTGGACGGGGTCCTGTTTGCCGCCGACAGCTTCATGGGCTTCGAGCCCCTGGCCAAGCATCCCATCCCCTACCTGGTGGACGCCGGCCGGACGCTGGAGTCCCTGGAGCGGTTGCGGCACGTGGAGGCGGCTTGGTTCGTCCCCGGCCACGGGCCGGCGGTGGAGGCGGGGCCCGAGCTGGTTGCGGTGCTGGATGCCAACGCCGCCGCCGTCCGGCGTCTGCTGCACTGGGCGGCGGACCGGCTGCGGCGGGGACCGGCGGGGACCGAGGACCTGCTGGCCGAGCTGGCAGCCCAGCGAGGGGCCGCCATGGGCGAGCCCGTGGCCTACGTGCTGAACCGCACGGCCCTCTTGGGCGTGCTGGCGACCCTGGAGCGGGAGGGCGCCGTGCGGGCGGAGGTGCGGGACGGGCGGTGGTGGTGGGCGGCGGCATCGGAGGTGGCAGGCCGGTAA
- a CDS encoding glycogen debranching N-terminal domain-containing protein, with translation MTTQVIKADDVFLLTDERGDIPAGAPGGLGLFTRDTRFLSRFELRLNGSPLLALTAEAERGDTGRVLLVNAPAATGGPQGLARDSVVLERLRIVADGVLYERLTVTNHHRAPQEVEVAYEVDADFADVFLVRGYPARRRGLITARRIDARGLRVRYDGADGIRRETRIRFSEPAATWDQPGRFRFRMALQPGEHRTLTLTVEPVIGADRGDVAGGGKAKGHRNRCGPDAPAAARREPVRSLEQALAAAEDAYRRWQEALPRVESSHPLFDRLVRRGLDDLRMLTIDLGDGPLPVAGIPWFAAPFGRDSLIAALQALPFLPELARGTLRSLARLQGQRVDVARSEEPGKIPHEIRFGELANTGQVPFGRYYGSVDATPLFLIVAAEFYRWTGDRTLVEGLWPHVDAALRWIEHHGDVDGDGFVEYRGDGTGLINQGWKDSGDAVVHRDGTLARGPIALCEVQGYVYEALRQWGRILREWGEAERAAQLQTAAQRLRERFNQAFWMDDEEFVALALDGDKRQVAVITSNAGHLLITDLLGHERAARVARRLLEPDLFSGYGIRTMSSRERAYNPASYHNGSVWPHDNSLIAWGMARQGYGEGVHRILAGLLAVAEQATSHRLPELWCGFSAAAGPFVPYPAACAPQAWAAGAPLLLVRALLGLEPDAPAGVIRLQPVLPPWLAGVRLRGLRVGGGRLSLEVRRRTAEDGKAGSASAERRGVGPGRSDEEPLVAILENDTGLRVVVDR, from the coding sequence ATGACGACCCAGGTCATCAAAGCCGATGACGTCTTCTTGCTGACCGACGAACGCGGCGACATCCCGGCCGGCGCTCCCGGCGGCCTCGGCCTCTTCACCCGTGACACGCGCTTCCTCAGCCGCTTCGAGCTGCGGCTCAACGGGTCGCCGCTCCTGGCCCTCACGGCGGAGGCGGAGCGCGGTGATACCGGCCGGGTGTTGTTGGTCAATGCGCCGGCCGCGACAGGAGGGCCCCAGGGTCTGGCCCGGGACTCGGTGGTCCTCGAGCGGTTGCGCATCGTCGCGGACGGGGTCCTCTACGAGCGACTGACCGTGACCAACCACCATCGCGCTCCCCAGGAGGTCGAGGTCGCGTACGAGGTCGACGCGGACTTCGCCGACGTCTTCCTCGTGCGCGGATACCCGGCCCGTCGCAGGGGCCTCATCACCGCCCGCCGGATCGACGCCAGGGGGCTGCGGGTACGCTACGACGGCGCCGACGGCATCCGGCGCGAGACGCGGATCCGGTTCAGCGAACCCGCCGCGACCTGGGACCAGCCGGGTCGCTTCCGGTTCCGCATGGCCCTCCAACCCGGAGAGCACCGGACGCTGACCCTGACCGTCGAGCCCGTGATCGGAGCCGACCGCGGCGACGTCGCAGGCGGGGGGAAGGCGAAGGGGCACCGCAACCGGTGCGGACCGGACGCCCCGGCCGCCGCAAGGCGGGAGCCGGTGCGCTCCCTCGAGCAGGCCTTGGCGGCTGCCGAGGACGCGTACCGGCGATGGCAGGAGGCGCTGCCCCGCGTCGAGTCGTCCCACCCCCTCTTCGACCGCCTCGTCCGGCGGGGCCTCGACGATCTCCGGATGCTCACCATCGACCTGGGCGACGGCCCGCTCCCGGTGGCCGGCATCCCATGGTTCGCGGCCCCCTTCGGTCGCGACAGCTTGATCGCCGCGCTCCAGGCGCTCCCCTTCCTGCCCGAGCTGGCCCGCGGCACGCTGCGCTCCCTGGCCCGCCTGCAGGGCCAGCGCGTCGATGTCGCTCGGTCGGAGGAACCCGGCAAGATCCCCCACGAGATCCGCTTCGGCGAGCTGGCCAACACCGGCCAGGTGCCCTTCGGCCGGTACTACGGCTCGGTGGACGCCACCCCGCTGTTCCTCATCGTGGCCGCCGAGTTCTACCGCTGGACGGGGGACCGCACCCTCGTGGAGGGCCTGTGGCCCCACGTCGATGCCGCGTTGCGGTGGATCGAGCATCATGGCGACGTCGACGGGGACGGCTTCGTGGAGTACCGGGGCGACGGCACCGGCCTGATCAACCAGGGATGGAAGGATTCCGGCGACGCCGTGGTCCACCGCGACGGCACCCTGGCGCGCGGTCCCATCGCCCTCTGCGAGGTCCAGGGCTACGTCTACGAAGCCCTACGCCAGTGGGGCCGGATCCTCCGGGAATGGGGCGAGGCGGAGCGGGCGGCGCAGCTCCAGACGGCGGCGCAGCGACTGAGGGAACGCTTCAACCAGGCCTTCTGGATGGACGACGAGGAGTTCGTCGCCCTGGCCCTGGACGGCGACAAACGGCAGGTGGCCGTGATCACGTCCAATGCAGGCCATCTGTTGATCACCGACCTCTTGGGGCACGAGCGGGCCGCTCGCGTGGCGCGCCGCCTCCTGGAACCGGACCTCTTCTCCGGCTACGGCATCCGCACCATGAGCAGCCGCGAGCGGGCCTACAACCCGGCCAGCTATCACAACGGCTCCGTCTGGCCCCACGACAACAGCCTGATCGCCTGGGGGATGGCGCGGCAGGGCTACGGGGAGGGCGTGCACAGGATCCTGGCCGGCCTCCTCGCCGTGGCCGAGCAAGCGACGTCGCACCGTCTGCCCGAGCTCTGGTGCGGGTTTTCGGCCGCTGCGGGCCCGTTCGTCCCCTACCCGGCGGCCTGTGCGCCCCAGGCCTGGGCAGCGGGAGCCCCCTTGCTGCTCGTGCGGGCGCTCCTGGGATTGGAACCGGACGCACCAGCCGGCGTCATCCGGCTGCAGCCGGTGCTCCCCCCGTGGCTGGCCGGCGTCCGGTTGCGCGGTCTGCGCGTCGGTGGCGGCCGGCTGTCGCTGGAGGTCCGGCGGAGGACGGCCGAGGATGGGAAAGCCGGGTCCGCGTCGGCCGAGCGAAGGGGCGTGGGTCCGGGACGGTCCGACGAGGAGCCCCTCGTTGCGATCCTGGAGAACGACACCGGACTCCGCGTCGTCGTCGATCGATGA
- the glmS gene encoding glutamine--fructose-6-phosphate transaminase (isomerizing) codes for MCGIVGYVGSKQAVPILIGGLRALEYRGYDSAGIAVGYDGTVDVRKRVGRIDGLEELVSQRPLRGTTGIGHTRWATHGRPSDANAHPHADCTGAFVVVHNGIIENYAELRDELAARGHRFASETDTEVVAHLLEELYDGDLVRTVQRAAARLEGAYALAVMSRREPGKIVAVKQASPLIVGLGEGGNFLASDIPALLPHTRRVIPLEEGEMAVLTRNGVQLMRLDGTPVARQPMTVTWDPGQAERGGYPHFMLKEIHEQPRAVRDTLAGRIHRSGEGVVLDAVRFDPEWVRQLRAVYLVACGTAYHAGLVGGRLIERLAGIPAWTEIASEFRYREPLVDERTLFVAISQSGETADTLAALREARRRGARVLAITNVVGSSVAREADDVVYTWAGPEIAVASTKAYTTQLVALTLLAVHLAELTGFTGPLGRKNLLESLRQLPSAVEAALETEAAVRRIGEQAGGWRDAFFIGRGLDYFTALEGQLKLKEISYIHAEAYAAGELKHGTLALIEQDTPVVALVTQPALREKMISNIEEVRARGAAVYAVVRQDLLGVDRYARQTIKLPVVHPMLMPVVAAVPLQLLAYYAAVAKGTDVDKPRNLAKSVTVE; via the coding sequence GTGTGCGGGATCGTCGGCTACGTCGGATCCAAGCAGGCCGTGCCCATCTTGATCGGCGGCCTGCGCGCCCTGGAGTACCGCGGCTACGACTCGGCGGGCATCGCCGTGGGGTACGACGGAACCGTCGACGTGCGCAAGCGGGTGGGCCGCATCGACGGCCTGGAGGAGCTGGTCAGCCAGCGGCCGCTGCGGGGCACCACCGGCATCGGCCACACCCGCTGGGCGACCCACGGGCGGCCGTCCGATGCCAACGCCCATCCCCATGCCGACTGCACCGGCGCCTTCGTGGTGGTCCACAACGGGATCATCGAGAACTACGCGGAGCTCCGGGACGAGCTGGCCGCCCGCGGCCACCGGTTCGCCTCGGAGACGGACACCGAGGTGGTTGCGCACCTGCTGGAGGAGCTGTACGACGGCGACCTGGTGCGCACGGTCCAGCGGGCGGCGGCGCGGCTCGAGGGCGCCTATGCCCTGGCGGTGATGAGCCGGCGCGAGCCGGGGAAGATCGTCGCCGTCAAGCAGGCCTCGCCGCTCATCGTCGGCCTGGGTGAGGGGGGGAACTTCCTGGCGTCGGACATCCCCGCCCTCCTGCCCCACACCCGCCGCGTGATCCCCCTCGAGGAGGGCGAGATGGCCGTCCTGACCCGCAACGGGGTGCAGCTGATGCGGCTCGACGGCACGCCGGTGGCGCGCCAGCCGATGACCGTCACCTGGGATCCCGGCCAGGCGGAGCGCGGCGGCTACCCGCACTTCATGCTGAAGGAGATCCACGAGCAGCCGCGGGCCGTTCGCGACACCCTGGCCGGGCGCATCCACCGCTCGGGGGAGGGTGTGGTGCTCGACGCCGTCCGGTTCGACCCGGAGTGGGTGCGCCAGCTGCGGGCCGTCTACCTGGTGGCCTGCGGCACCGCCTACCATGCCGGCCTGGTCGGCGGGCGGCTGATCGAGCGGCTGGCCGGCATCCCGGCTTGGACGGAGATCGCGTCGGAGTTCCGGTATCGGGAGCCGCTGGTCGACGAGCGGACCCTGTTCGTCGCCATCAGCCAGTCCGGGGAGACGGCCGACACGCTGGCCGCCCTGCGGGAGGCTCGCCGGCGTGGGGCCCGCGTCTTGGCCATCACCAACGTGGTGGGCAGCTCGGTGGCCCGCGAGGCGGACGACGTGGTCTACACCTGGGCGGGACCGGAGATCGCGGTGGCGTCGACCAAGGCGTACACCACCCAGCTGGTGGCCCTGACCCTGCTGGCCGTCCACCTGGCCGAGCTGACCGGGTTCACCGGGCCCCTGGGACGGAAGAACCTGCTGGAGAGCCTGCGGCAGCTGCCGAGCGCGGTGGAGGCCGCCCTGGAGACGGAGGCGGCGGTCCGGCGCATCGGGGAGCAGGCCGGCGGCTGGCGCGACGCCTTCTTCATCGGCCGGGGCCTGGACTACTTCACCGCCCTCGAAGGCCAGCTCAAGCTCAAGGAGATCTCGTACATCCACGCCGAGGCGTACGCCGCCGGCGAGCTGAAGCACGGCACCCTGGCGCTGATCGAACAGGACACGCCGGTGGTCGCCCTGGTCACCCAACCCGCCCTGCGCGAGAAGATGATCAGCAACATCGAAGAGGTCCGGGCGCGGGGCGCCGCGGTCTACGCGGTGGTACGCCAGGACCTGCTGGGCGTGGACCGGTATGCGCGCCAGACCATCAAGCTGCCGGTGGTGCACCCGATGCTGATGCCGGTGGTGGCGGCGGTGCCGCTGCAGTTGCTGGCCTACTACGCCGCCGTGGCCAAGGGGACCGACGTCGACAAGCCGCGCAACCTGGCGAAGAGCGTCACGGTGGAGTAG